One stretch of Hymenobacter chitinivorans DSM 11115 DNA includes these proteins:
- a CDS encoding lactate utilization protein B, with protein sequence MSHSARAATFVADAERTTWHDETLWFVRQKRDKAVYAVPEFQQLRELASQIKDHTLSRLDEYLQQFEAAARRNGVHVHWAADAQEHNALVLDLIRRHGATRIVKSKSMLTEECHLNPHLIGHGIEVIDTDLGERIIQLREEAPSHLVLPAIHLKKEDVGDTFHRHLGTEKGNHDPQQLTEAARQHLRAKFLAAEVAISGVNFAVAETGGVVICTNEGNADLGVNLAKVHIASMGIEKLIPRLTDLGVFTRLLARSATGQPVTTYTSHYTQPAEGREMHIVIVDNGRTQQLGRPDFRASLKCIRCGACMNTCPVYRRSGGHSYDFTVPGPIGAILSPNIDLKKHSSLPFASTLCGSCTDVCPVKIDIHTQLYKWRQVLAEAGEIPTAKKWSMKFMGRFLASPKAFGLGGKMARTGLRLLPYQLTHATAFNAWAVARELPEPPQQSFRDWYRETVR encoded by the coding sequence ATGAGCCATTCCGCCCGCGCTGCCACCTTCGTTGCCGATGCCGAGCGCACCACCTGGCACGACGAAACCTTGTGGTTCGTGCGTCAGAAGCGCGACAAGGCCGTCTACGCCGTGCCCGAGTTTCAGCAGCTGCGCGAGCTGGCTTCCCAAATCAAGGACCACACCCTCAGCCGCCTCGATGAGTACCTGCAGCAGTTCGAGGCCGCCGCCCGGCGCAACGGCGTGCACGTGCACTGGGCCGCCGACGCCCAGGAGCACAACGCCCTGGTCCTCGACCTCATCCGCCGGCACGGCGCTACCCGCATAGTCAAGAGCAAATCCATGCTCACCGAGGAGTGCCACCTGAACCCCCACCTGATTGGGCACGGCATCGAGGTCATTGATACTGACCTGGGGGAGCGAATTATTCAGCTGCGCGAGGAAGCCCCCAGCCACTTGGTGCTGCCGGCCATTCACCTGAAAAAGGAGGACGTCGGCGACACGTTTCACCGCCACTTAGGCACCGAAAAGGGCAACCACGACCCCCAGCAACTCACTGAAGCCGCCCGCCAGCATTTGCGGGCCAAATTTCTGGCCGCCGAAGTAGCTATTTCGGGCGTCAACTTTGCCGTGGCCGAAACCGGCGGCGTGGTTATCTGCACCAACGAGGGCAACGCCGACCTGGGCGTCAACCTGGCTAAAGTGCACATTGCCAGCATGGGCATCGAAAAGCTGATTCCCCGCCTCACGGATCTGGGCGTATTTACCCGCCTGCTGGCCCGCAGCGCCACCGGCCAGCCCGTGACGACCTACACCTCGCACTACACCCAGCCCGCGGAAGGCAGGGAAATGCACATCGTCATCGTCGACAACGGCCGCACCCAGCAGCTGGGCCGCCCCGACTTCCGGGCCTCGCTCAAGTGCATTCGGTGCGGGGCCTGCATGAACACCTGCCCGGTGTACCGGCGCAGCGGCGGCCACAGCTACGACTTCACCGTGCCCGGCCCCATCGGGGCCATCCTGTCGCCCAACATCGACCTGAAAAAGCACAGCTCGTTGCCCTTTGCCAGCACGCTCTGCGGCTCCTGCACCGACGTGTGCCCGGTCAAAATCGACATTCACACCCAGCTCTACAAGTGGCGCCAAGTGCTGGCCGAAGCCGGCGAAATTCCGACCGCCAAGAAGTGGAGTATGAAGTTTATGGGTCGTTTCCTGGCCAGCCCCAAGGCCTTTGGGCTCGGCGGCAAAATGGCCCGCACCGGCCTGCGCCTGCTGCCCTACCAGCTCACCCACGCCACAGCCTTCAACGCCTGGGCCGTAGCCCGGGAGCTGCCCGAGCCCCCCCAGCAAAGCTTCCGCGACTGGTACCGGGAAACGGTGAGATAG
- a CDS encoding TIM barrel protein, whose protein sequence is MFTAQRLHDLNQPLQAEHQLQFQYLADLLSRRNQDAQEVVRELVKFQVAIPSWALGTGGTRFGRYPLGGEPRNLEEKLGDVGLLHQLNGSSNSISLHIPWDIPQDIAGLEQLQQEYGLVIDSVNSNTFQDQKDQAFSYKFGSLSHTEPAVRQQAIQHNIDCINYGRQLGARTLTVWLADGSNFPGQQHLRRAYLRTQESLAAIYEAMPSDWQMLIEYKPYEPHFYSMVIPDWGTSYSLCQSLGKNANVLVDLGHHLPNTNIEQIVGRLQQFGRLGGFHFNGSMYGDDDLTTGSIKPFQLFLIFNELVDAARDTSVTNPLVAYMIDASHNTKDPLEDLLQSVENILGAYAKALLVDREALHEAQETNDVARAEELLRDAFLLDVRPLVAEAYRQSGGALKPVQAYRAAGVREQLIQQRGKRSVSTGL, encoded by the coding sequence ATGTTCACCGCCCAACGCCTCCACGACCTCAATCAGCCCTTGCAGGCCGAGCATCAGCTGCAATTCCAGTACCTGGCCGATTTGCTGAGTCGGCGTAACCAGGACGCCCAGGAAGTCGTGCGGGAGCTGGTCAAGTTTCAGGTGGCTATTCCGAGCTGGGCCCTGGGCACCGGCGGCACCCGCTTCGGCCGCTACCCCTTGGGCGGGGAGCCGCGCAACCTGGAGGAAAAACTGGGCGACGTAGGCCTCTTGCACCAGCTCAACGGCTCGTCCAACTCCATTTCCCTGCACATTCCCTGGGATATTCCCCAGGACATTGCCGGCCTCGAGCAGCTCCAACAAGAGTATGGTCTGGTCATCGACTCGGTCAATTCCAACACCTTCCAGGACCAGAAAGACCAGGCGTTTTCCTACAAGTTTGGCTCCCTGAGCCATACCGAGCCGGCCGTGCGCCAGCAGGCTATTCAGCACAACATCGACTGCATCAACTACGGCCGGCAGCTGGGCGCCCGCACCCTGACCGTATGGCTGGCCGACGGCTCCAACTTCCCCGGCCAGCAGCACCTGCGCCGCGCGTATCTGCGCACCCAGGAGTCGTTGGCGGCCATCTACGAGGCCATGCCCTCCGACTGGCAGATGCTCATCGAGTACAAGCCCTACGAGCCCCACTTCTACTCCATGGTCATTCCCGACTGGGGCACTTCCTACTCGCTGTGCCAGAGCCTGGGTAAAAACGCCAACGTACTCGTCGATTTGGGCCACCACCTGCCCAACACCAACATCGAGCAGATTGTGGGCCGCCTCCAGCAGTTCGGCCGCCTGGGCGGCTTCCACTTCAACGGCTCCATGTACGGTGACGACGACCTCACCACCGGCAGCATCAAACCCTTCCAGCTCTTTTTGATCTTCAACGAGCTGGTCGACGCCGCCCGCGACACCTCGGTTACCAACCCGCTGGTAGCCTACATGATTGACGCCAGCCACAACACCAAGGACCCGCTGGAAGACCTGCTGCAATCCGTGGAAAACATCCTCGGCGCCTACGCCAAGGCGCTTTTAGTTGACCGCGAAGCCCTGCACGAAGCCCAGGAAACCAACGACGTGGCCCGGGCCGAGGAACTCCTGCGCGACGCCTTTCTGCTCGACGTGCGCCCCTTAGTAGCCGAAGCCTACCGCCAGAGCGGCGGGGCCCTGAAGCCCGTGCAGGCCTACCGCGCCGCCGGGGTGCGCGAGCAGCTTATTCAGCAGCGGGGCAAACGCAGCGTATCGACCGGACTATGA
- a CDS encoding GntR family transcriptional regulator codes for MYTLQLKPQDKTPKYKQIVQSVIMDIERGILRNGDQLPSISELSVEHYLARDTVEKAYRELRERGFITSVQGKGYYVQANDAAKLKILLVFNKLSSYKKIIYYAFLEALGDQATVDLQIHHYNVNLFQEIIEKNLGKYNYYVVMPHFTLDTPKATYQAILNTIPSQELVLLDRDVPELQHDCLRVFQDFDKDIFNALENAQDLLDKYSRLVLILPSDANHPEELPWGFRSFCLIHNKTFAVVENAMSEVLETGTAYVVIRETDLVELVKKIRQTSYLLGREVGIISFNETPLKELLNMTVITTDFEAMGQTAATKLLEKHRGKVKNPFYTIRRGSL; via the coding sequence ATGTATACTCTCCAACTGAAGCCCCAGGATAAAACCCCGAAGTACAAGCAGATTGTGCAGTCGGTTATCATGGACATTGAGCGCGGCATCCTACGCAACGGCGACCAGCTCCCTTCTATTTCCGAGCTCAGCGTGGAGCACTACCTGGCCCGCGACACGGTGGAAAAAGCCTACCGCGAGCTGCGCGAGCGGGGCTTTATTACCTCGGTGCAGGGCAAGGGCTACTACGTGCAGGCCAACGACGCGGCCAAGCTCAAAATCCTGCTGGTGTTCAACAAGCTGAGCTCCTACAAGAAAATCATCTACTACGCCTTCCTCGAAGCCCTCGGCGACCAGGCCACCGTCGATTTGCAGATTCACCACTACAACGTGAACCTGTTCCAGGAAATCATCGAGAAGAACCTGGGCAAGTACAACTACTACGTGGTGATGCCCCACTTCACCCTCGACACGCCCAAGGCCACCTACCAAGCCATCCTAAACACGATTCCAAGCCAGGAACTGGTGCTGCTAGACCGCGACGTGCCCGAGCTCCAGCACGACTGCCTGCGCGTGTTCCAGGACTTCGACAAGGACATTTTCAACGCCCTGGAAAACGCCCAGGACCTGCTCGACAAGTACTCCCGCCTGGTCCTGATTCTGCCCTCCGACGCCAACCACCCCGAGGAGCTGCCCTGGGGCTTCCGCTCCTTCTGCCTGATTCACAACAAGACCTTCGCCGTGGTCGAAAACGCCATGAGCGAGGTGCTCGAAACCGGCACGGCCTACGTCGTCATCCGCGAAACCGACCTGGTGGAGCTGGTCAAGAAAATCCGCCAGACCAGCTACCTGCTGGGCCGGGAAGTAGGCATCATCTCCTTCAACGAAACCCCGCTCAAGGAACTGCTCAACATGACCGTCATCACCACCGACTTTGAGGCCATGGGCCAAACCGCCGCCACCAAGCTGCTGGAAAAGCACCGCGGCAAGGTCAAAAACCCGTTCTACACCATCCGGCGCGGCTCGTTGTAG
- a CDS encoding (Fe-S)-binding protein, with amino-acid sequence MRVALFIPCYVDQFYPQVGIASLQLLQKLGVQAHFPAQQTCCGQPLANSGCERDALPIYRHFVDTFHRYDYIVAPSGSCVYHVRQHFDKLAQTPEVQHVRAATYDLIDFITQVLGVTELPGRFPHKVGLHLSCHGQRGLHQANESEITPVRDGQLRRLLASLDGIELTELDRNDECCGFGGTFCISEAAISARMGQDRVQDHLRNGTTVLTGGDMSCLMHLQGLIRRRQLPLKVLHAVEILNGISC; translated from the coding sequence ATGCGCGTCGCCCTCTTCATTCCCTGCTACGTCGACCAGTTCTACCCGCAGGTGGGCATAGCCTCCTTGCAGCTCCTGCAAAAGCTCGGCGTGCAGGCCCACTTCCCCGCCCAGCAAACCTGCTGCGGCCAGCCCCTGGCCAACAGCGGCTGCGAGCGGGACGCGCTGCCCATCTACCGCCACTTCGTCGACACCTTCCACCGCTACGACTACATCGTGGCCCCCTCCGGCAGCTGCGTCTACCACGTGCGCCAGCACTTCGACAAGCTCGCCCAAACTCCCGAAGTACAACACGTCCGCGCCGCCACCTACGACCTCATCGACTTCATCACCCAAGTCCTCGGCGTCACCGAGCTCCCCGGCCGCTTCCCCCACAAAGTCGGCCTGCACCTGAGCTGCCACGGCCAGCGCGGCCTGCATCAAGCCAACGAATCGGAAATAACCCCCGTGCGCGACGGCCAACTGCGCCGCCTGCTCGCTTCCCTCGATGGCATCGAGCTCACCGAGCTGGACCGCAACGACGAGTGCTGCGGCTTCGGGGGCACCTTCTGCATTTCGGAAGCCGCCATTTCCGCCCGCATGGGCCAGGACCGCGTCCAGGACCACCTGCGCAACGGCACCACCGTCCTCACCGGCGGCGACATGTCCTGCCTGATGCACCTGCAAGGCCTCATCCGCCGCCGCCAGCTCCCGCTGAAGGTGCTGCACGCCGTGGAAATCCTCAATGGGATTAGTTGTTAG
- a CDS encoding FGGY-family carbohydrate kinase: MKKRMKKSIYAVFDIGKTNKKLILFDEDQQIIDEQLHVCTDVLDDDGFDCDHLPRLTEWVLRHWQDLRQSPHYSVKGVNFTAYGASFIHLGADGQPVAPLYNYLKPIPEHIQQQFYAALGQSPDEFAADTCSPRLGMLNSGLQLYWLKYAKPELYAQIHTSLHLPNYLSYLLTGEKFSDYTSVGCHTALWDYQRRQYHDWVRREGIDEKLAPLTKDSIASVVDGIMVGVGLHDSTSAVMPYLAENDEPFVLISTGTWSVTINPFNSQPLTPELLRRDCLSFMTPRGQATRASRVFLGREHDHQVERIASYFHVKPDFYRSIVLARPYDETSTLFTPACMAGTGPFPDQPAADWDLSGFRTASDAYQHLMHGLINILLESIHLVWQGEKTIFVDGGFARNPLFMQTLSWNFPKAEIRTLEVPQATALGALVHLEQGEAWKKTQLLFT; the protein is encoded by the coding sequence ATGAAAAAGCGCATGAAAAAGTCGATTTACGCCGTCTTTGACATCGGCAAAACCAACAAGAAGCTCATCCTCTTCGACGAAGACCAGCAGATTATCGACGAGCAGCTCCACGTCTGCACCGACGTGCTCGACGACGACGGTTTCGACTGTGACCATCTGCCCCGCCTCACCGAGTGGGTGCTCCGCCACTGGCAGGATTTGCGCCAAAGCCCCCACTACTCGGTCAAGGGCGTCAACTTCACCGCCTACGGGGCCAGCTTCATCCACCTCGGTGCCGACGGTCAGCCCGTGGCCCCGCTCTACAATTACCTCAAGCCCATTCCCGAGCACATCCAGCAGCAATTCTACGCCGCGCTGGGCCAGTCGCCCGACGAATTCGCGGCCGATACCTGCTCGCCCCGGCTGGGCATGCTCAACTCGGGCCTGCAGCTCTACTGGCTCAAATACGCCAAACCCGAGCTCTACGCCCAGATTCATACCTCCCTGCATTTGCCCAACTACCTCTCCTACCTGCTCACGGGTGAGAAGTTCAGCGACTACACCTCCGTGGGCTGCCACACCGCCCTCTGGGACTACCAGCGCCGCCAGTACCACGACTGGGTGCGGCGCGAAGGCATCGACGAAAAGCTCGCCCCCCTCACCAAAGACTCCATTGCCTCCGTCGTGGACGGCATTATGGTGGGCGTGGGCCTGCACGACAGCACCTCGGCCGTGATGCCCTACCTGGCCGAAAACGACGAGCCCTTCGTGCTCATTTCCACCGGCACCTGGTCCGTCACCATCAACCCCTTCAACAGCCAGCCCCTCACCCCCGAGCTGCTGCGCCGCGACTGCCTCAGCTTTATGACGCCCCGGGGCCAGGCCACCCGCGCCTCCCGCGTCTTCCTGGGCCGGGAACACGACCACCAGGTGGAACGCATTGCCAGTTACTTCCACGTCAAGCCCGATTTCTACCGCAGCATCGTGCTGGCCCGCCCCTACGACGAAACCTCCACCCTCTTCACGCCCGCCTGCATGGCCGGCACCGGCCCCTTCCCCGACCAGCCCGCCGCCGACTGGGACCTCTCCGGCTTCCGCACCGCCAGTGATGCCTACCAGCACCTCATGCACGGCCTGATCAACATCCTGCTCGAATCCATCCACCTGGTCTGGCAGGGCGAGAAAACCATCTTCGTCGACGGCGGCTTCGCCCGCAACCCCCTGTTCATGCAAACCCTGAGCTGGAACTTCCCCAAAGCCGAAATCCGCACCCTGGAAGTCCCCCAAGCCACCGCCCTCGGCGCCCTGGTCCACCTGGAACAAGGCGAAGCCTGGAAAAAAACCCAGCTCCTGTTTACTTGA
- a CDS encoding four helix bundle protein, with the protein MEDAARHFRLGDVEAYRISFALSNCVWDAVMCWNYLAQNTVGSQFIRAVDSVSANLAEGFGRYGKKDKIKFYRIARGSLMEALDWNEKAKVRQLLTIEQYTHIFTQLQLLPKSINTLIKYTNTSLKE; encoded by the coding sequence ATGGAAGATGCTGCGCGCCATTTTCGGTTGGGAGATGTCGAAGCATACCGGATCAGCTTTGCATTGAGCAATTGCGTGTGGGATGCTGTAATGTGCTGGAATTATTTGGCGCAGAACACAGTCGGCTCGCAGTTTATCAGGGCTGTCGATAGTGTTTCGGCTAATCTGGCAGAAGGATTTGGGCGCTACGGGAAGAAGGATAAAATCAAATTCTACCGGATAGCACGAGGCTCGCTAATGGAAGCGCTGGACTGGAATGAAAAAGCTAAAGTCCGTCAGTTGTTAACCATTGAGCAATACACGCACATCTTTACTCAACTGCAACTACTACCTAAAAGCATCAATACGCTCATCAAATACACCAATACCAGTTTGAAGGAGTAG
- a CDS encoding LutC/YkgG family protein, whose product MSSSREKILAAAQANKPAQTPLPTIPDFGGDASVERFTQVLGSIGGRVVWVASPQQLVPVLHQLFPEAERIASPLFASSVAVNAQTPTQVLANVDLAVLPGEIGVAENGAVWLPEANMLHRALPTVTQHLVLVLDHRRIVATMHQAYAQLPGTGGYGAFVAGPSKTADIEQSLVIGAHGARSLVVLLY is encoded by the coding sequence TTGTCTTCTTCGCGCGAAAAAATCTTGGCAGCGGCCCAGGCCAACAAGCCCGCCCAAACGCCTTTGCCGACTATCCCGGACTTTGGCGGTGATGCCTCCGTGGAACGGTTCACCCAAGTGCTGGGCAGCATTGGGGGCCGGGTGGTGTGGGTGGCCAGTCCGCAGCAGCTGGTGCCCGTGCTGCACCAGCTGTTTCCCGAGGCCGAGCGGATAGCCTCACCCCTGTTTGCCAGCTCGGTAGCGGTGAATGCTCAAACGCCCACCCAGGTGCTGGCCAACGTGGACCTGGCCGTGCTGCCGGGCGAAATTGGAGTGGCCGAGAATGGGGCCGTTTGGCTGCCGGAGGCCAACATGTTGCACCGCGCCCTGCCTACCGTCACCCAGCACTTGGTGCTGGTTCTCGACCACCGCCGCATCGTGGCCACCATGCACCAGGCTTACGCTCAGCTGCCCGGCACCGGCGGTTACGGGGCTTTCGTGGCCGGCCCGTCCAAGACGGCCGATATTGAGCAGTCGTTGGTAATCGGGGCCCACGGCGCGCGCAGTTTGGTGGTGCTGCTGTACTAA
- a CDS encoding Imm7 family immunity protein has product MVEIHGWITLRYSDYHSEEAPQREFIARFKSYLEQTNIWPGFAHLCQLTVYNGMECFTITAQHNHPGQPFYPLEIFTWVAQESTGSYGLLHFHDDEDRALHNEFQVYVLKRGKLSKAADTFLSPYVEEVEREYDEENPPLD; this is encoded by the coding sequence ATGGTCGAAATACACGGTTGGATAACCTTACGCTACAGCGACTATCATTCCGAGGAAGCGCCCCAACGGGAATTTATAGCCAGGTTCAAAAGCTACTTAGAGCAAACCAACATCTGGCCTGGATTTGCCCACTTGTGCCAGCTCACTGTGTACAATGGAATGGAATGCTTTACCATCACGGCCCAGCACAACCACCCTGGCCAGCCTTTTTACCCGCTGGAAATCTTCACTTGGGTCGCCCAGGAGTCTACGGGCAGCTATGGGCTGTTGCACTTCCATGACGACGAAGACCGGGCCTTACACAACGAGTTTCAAGTGTATGTTCTAAAGCGCGGGAAACTCAGCAAGGCGGCCGACACTTTTCTGTCGCCTTATGTTGAAGAGGTCGAGCGGGAGTACGATGAAGAAAACCCGCCCCTGGATTAA